The following nucleotide sequence is from Mercenaria mercenaria strain notata unplaced genomic scaffold, MADL_Memer_1 contig_3762, whole genome shotgun sequence.
CAATGAGTGACAAACTAACAGACCGGATACGAAATCAGGAAGGACGAACGAAGCATCATTTGGGCAGACCGACGATGCATTTACTATATGCCGACCCAAATGGGAGCGTGGCCATAAAAATAGACTGAGAACTTTGATATATGCAATAAGGCTAAAATACCCTGTTGTTTAAGTAGTTATCACTGGTCAAATTAGTTGGTCCTATACCTGTGCATTCTTTAGCAATCTCAATACTGCTATTGTGAAACTGtccctttttacatttttacctgctttttaaatttaatattggCTTAGTGGTGGTTTTAGCAAGCATAATTCAGCAGATTTTATTTTAGAATCGAGggatactggttaggttaactgcccgtcatactggtacagaatccagggacactggttaggtttactgcccgccgttacacaactgaaacactgctgaaaaacggcgctaaaccaaaatatacaaacaaagcAAGTCAGtatgattaaataaaatttatgtagCAGAACGAGATAGTCACATGATCATGTACACAGGTAGCATGGATTTAGTTTTCGAGTGTATATGAAACTAGTGctacagaataaaaaaataaacatgaggCCCCGTCGCTTTTGTTAGTGGACAGCGATAACACGGGATTTTCAACTGGCCGTGTTGACACGTTGCGTGTTACACAAgaagaactgaaaaagaaaaggCACGATAGTAGGGATATACAATCTACAAATAGTGATATTTACGACTGGAATACAGTTATGGCATATTCACTGCCACCTTTTGCAggtggtaacattgcccgatcgggcttttgacataaaaactaatatttcttgaaaaataatgaagatatttctttcaaacttagTCCGTTTATAAAGCATGACATATGATGCATATTAAGACAGAAATATCTTTGTTGCCTTcatttttgttagaattacttccctttttctgatttttatgattcataatttttgaagtccacaaaaaaaaaaaatgttttattacaatgtttaaaacagaaaagggtctttctattgctccaaacgtgtgcgccaatacctttattctatatatttagggttaatactttgtttctagtgcagatgtatgaacattttttctataatgttgttaGTGAAAGCTTAGTAAAATGAATACATTCATGTACAAgtgcaataatttagagcattagaaagccatcgaacccttttttttgttttaaacttagcattagagcatatttttttggacttcaaatattatgcgtcataaaagtctgaaaaggggaaatagttctgccaaaactgaaggcaaccaagttatttttatttcaatttgtataatatgtaatgcttaataaatggcccaagtttgaaagaaatatcttcattatttttcaagttgACTTCCTGCTGGTTGTattttcaattctgcctcgaaattcgatgatttcttttgatttgaatttCGTTTTCCGAGtttgtgcgaaattcaatgtaagcaaAATTCTAcgtcatcctttcgaaaatttgaatttcgatcttctacTTTTAAcatgcccaaaatatgccgcctcaaaTTTCAAGGTTATGAAACTTTTAAGTCTTTTTTCTTCTTACACTTACGAAATTTAATTCATGCTCGAAATCAGTTTcttatgattttaattttcaaCAGACTCGATGTTCAATGCTGCCTCGAATAAaaaacactgaacatttcagtTTCGAGCTTCGAGAAAGATCCAAATTCGATGCGAACTggaaattcttctttttgaaattttaaattacgATCCTCAAGccgtttaaaattgactattggctgtatgCAAAATCATATGATGGAgtgtccactaatttataaatccgtacactGTGTAAAGAAATCAGTCTTACCGTTAAGAAGCTTAAATTCCGTGAAACttgacggaaatatacgagaatgttcgagtctttccgataacgaaaaaaaataaagtactaaaagtacagaaaggctggctaccacaaaacacttattgaaaactgtgcgggaaagatgtttgcaaaatcttagatattatgggttctccatatcaaactaaggcgagcatggggtattgttgtgatgaaccatcttggtTAGTGATACAAACGGGCAcataattctcacttgggaatttgaaaccgcaaaaattaaaatcttaaaaaattcagGTTTCGAGAACGTaattcaatcaaaccacatgcgATAACGAACGAAATTCATTGTttattcgagaaacctagtttttcCAATGTTAACCATGGTGTACGGTTgatatattagaattaaaaaatcAACTAtcgtttacggacgtgaacctatttTAACGAGTTTGAGAACATGAACCCCAAATTACGAGAGTGAGCCTAGGTTTATGAtcatgaaccatagtttacggacgtgacatGTATGGAAATTGTCCAATAATATGAACCCAGTttcacagtcgaaaaactaggtTTAACGATGGATAAATTAGGTGTTTCGAACGTAAAAGCAtgtaaacctattctttcgagTAAAAACAAAGGACTActccgtaaaccatagttcatgcTTGTAAGTGTAGGTTTAGGATATAcacccaagttaaagttcaatcgagaacctggtttatcggacgtaaacatgaattcaagagagtaaactatagtttacgcccgctatcctgtgtgttcgctcgaaaatttatgttagtattcgattatcttagtttttcgaccaaaaataataattattggataatttgattgccgagaaccattgtgtGCGGACGAGAACCTAtctttacgaccatgaacttgggtttacgagcgttgataatagtttacgaacgtgaacctacgtttacgttTGGTTtatcgaacaaaactatgattttttgtCATTACCCTATGTTCACGatcgtgaacctacgtttacgatcgtgaacctatgtttacggtcataaacccatgttcacggtcgtaaacctaagttctcgatcgttacaatgtaacatatgttcacgttcgtaaactatggtttacactcgtgaaccctggtttactccaGTAAACACAGGTTCACGCTCTTGAACTTAGAAgaacggccgaaattcaaagttcagtTGAAAcacctagttgaaacctgggcGTGTTTAcgctcgaaaatatgggtaaatattagaaaaacttggttttacgttcgaaaaacctagtttatcgattgtTAATCCTAGGTTTTCGGCCGTGAACCTGGGTTCGCGTTATTGTTGGACAATTGGCATGCCAttaccgtttatatatgtttctaaagaagcaataataaacattgagAGACATAATATCTGATAagatataaaggtaacaaacagaacatctatatttcgatatgcaatccccccGCACCACACACgcatcatgtatgaatgtatgaacattgataagatggggcgattttcttgtcggtatgacgGATAGTTTTGGCTCGAATCCCTCtacaaaccggactgttaatgattattctCTAGTCATGTCCCTCTCttatacgatggttaggaaactTGACATACCCGTAATAATGTACATCTTTtgtgaagagtattcaattcctaccatgagattactttacCTAATTTTCCATGAGGGCGTAGgtccccactaggaccaaactttgttcattatatttttttttcaagtaagataaactgttttttttcaagacattatCATTGATCTGTCATACAAAACTCTGATGAGTGTTCTTTTGGTGGGGTTTCCTTCTTCTTTTCCTCCGACTTCTTCGGATTATCATCAACACTTCTATCATCTCCATACCGTCTCCATCTATAAGGCCTTCCATATGGTCGTGGTCTGTATCCGCCTGTTCCTCTTTTACTCTCTGTATTTCCACTCCGGTTACTTTTTATGTCTCTGATTTCTTTCTCTAATTCCATCATCTTTTTCAATAGTTCATCCATCTTTGCGTTCGTTTCTTCTGCTCTACGTATTGGTTGGTGTGTATTCACTTGTTCTGGAATATTTCGAATCACTGACTTGACATCTGAATCTTTCACTCCATGTTCTGATGGTAAAATTTCGCTTTCTATTTCTAATTCTTCAATCCTTGCTTTCTTTCGAAGGGTATCAAATGATCCTGAGGATTCATATGCTGATCTTGTAGCTATCTTTATTTTCTCAGATAAAAGTCCTCTCCAAAATCGCTCTTTTAACTTTGAATCCTTTCTTGATTCTTCTATTTCACCTCTCTCCAGTGCTTGATAAAATAGAGTCTCTATTCTAACACCCCATTCTGAACACGGCTCTCCTCTGGTCTGTTTTGCCGAGTAAAAATCATGTATGATGGAATCTCCACTTCTAATATTTCCATAGATGTCCTCCATTTTCTTCAGTATCTCCTTAGTGGAAGCTGATGGTTTCAGAGTCAGTAGAACTTTTCTTGCTTTTCCTGTTATCGAATTTCTTACGGCTTGGGCCAGTATGTATTCCTTGTAAAGCTTTGTTTCAATGAGACTTGTTATTTCCAATTTCCATTCTTCAAACTGGTTTCCGTCAAACTGTGGTATTTTGGGCTTGCTGAGTAATCTTCTCGTATCTTCTTCATCTTTCTGCTCCTTTTTATCATCCTTTGCTTTCCCACTTCTCTCTTTATGTTTCTTTTCCAAGCTTTCTTTTTCTTCCCTTAATCGTCTTATCCTCTCCTCTATTTCTTTGCCTTCTTCATCATCAGTACTTTCCGTCTCTTGTTCAGCATTTACTTCCTCCTCTCTAACTTTAAGTTTCTGTATGCTTTTCATCAGCTCATCTTCCTCCTCCTTTTGCTTCTCTCTCCTTAATTTCAATGCTTTCTCTCTTTCTTccctttttcttcttctttcttctatTTCCTTTCGGTTTCTTGCTTCCATTTCTCTTTCACTATCTAACATCTTCCTTCTTTCCGATTCCTCCTGATTTCGTCGCTCCTCCTTTgtatcattttgcatttttacttcCAATTCTTTTCTGATACTTTCctccatttcttttttaattctcATTTCCATATCTTTCCTTACTATCTCCTCTATCATGTCATGCCTTTGTCTCATTTCTGTTTCTTTTCTTAACATGTCCTCATTTAATTGCTGCTTAAATGATTCCACTTCATCTGATAATCTTTTCTTCTCCATCAAAAACTCTAACTCTTGCTCTTTCTGTCTTACAACTAACTTCCTTTGATACTCTTCTTGCTCAGCTATCAGTTTGTCCAACTCATACTCTTTCTTTTCTAATCTTTCAGTGGCTTTCCTTTCTCTCATACTTTCTTCTTGTTTCAATAGTTGCATTTCCCTTTCTTTCTGTTTAATTCTTTCTTCTATGGCCTCCTTTTCCTTGTACTGCCGTGATTTCTCAGACTTGTCATCTGTTTTTGCTCTATGAGATCTTATCTGGTCCAAATACTTGCTACCATCAGACATGGGTGTTCTCCTTTCATCCCCTTCCTTTCTTAAGACTTTATGTTTTCTATAACTATCTTTTTGTAATTCTCCTTTATCTTGGCTTTGTATTCCTTTATTTGTATAATCCTGCCTCATGTCCGTGAAGCTTACTGTCGGATTTTTCCTATTTATTCTGGCTGGGCTTTCTCTATAGATGTATCCTTTATCTTGTGTATATTGTTCTGTCACTTTTGAGAAAGTTTGCTCCTGATCTGGACCATTTAACTCActtaaaaatgtattcaattGTTCAATCTCAGCACTGATATCATGACTTTCATTCATGTTATCGTTATCATCTTTGTTCTGAATCACTTCTGTCTCAAGTATATGAGTTGAATTGTGTGAGATATATTCCTCCTCAAATCCTGTTTCATCAACTACGTTGAACTCCGTGTTATCAGTTTCTCCGTGTTCAGGAAACTCTTCTCCTATATAACTTCCATCAAGATCCTCAGTTCTATTGGCAATTTCTCCATATCTTTCTCTATGGTTAACAGTTTCCATATGTTGAACATCTATATCATCTACTCCTGTTATTCTCTCCCTTTGTCTATTCAGTCTCAGTTGCTCTCTTTGTTTTCTTATTAGTTCAAGTTCTTTTTCCATTAGTTCTATTTCTAATTGTTCTTTTCGTTTCCTCTCCTCATCATCCTTTTGAATTTCTCTTCTCCTTAATCTGAGTTCTCTATCTGACATATATTGAGCCATCCTTCCTTTATGAACTATTTGTTTCAACACAATTCTATTTTTCACGCACAGTAGTCAATTCACATCAATTTCACATTAAAGAACACTTTAGTTAACATAAACACACAATACACACTATCACATTCATATATAGACTATATACTTCACTCTCAGTAATATATTTCACTTATAAATGTTTATCACTGAAGATATTTCACTTTCACAGAATATGTATTTCACTCATAGTAATGTAAGTGTTTACCACTTCAGATATATCACTTTTATAGAACACTAAATCCGGTTACAACACAGAAAAATCTAGGTTCAATAAATGATGAAGAACATTTCAACAACAACCTTCATTAGCATATATCTAGATTATATCactttacttccctttgtttagTATACGGTATCTGTAACCGCCACTTACACAACTATACACTACTTTAACTACGAGACTGCCCTTATTCAACTATACACCACTTGTAATCTTCACAGAGTTACTTACCTTTATTTAGTAGACGCCACTTGTAGATCTATATTCTGACACTATTACCTCCCTTACTTTATCATACACCACTTGTAGTACTATAGCTTTCCTGAGTTACTAGCCTTACTTTATGTTACACCATTTGTAATGTATGCGGTAACTATGCTGCTTAATTAGTTGATTAATCTaattacttttcatatcatttttctATGAACTAATTTCTGTTCTGAAACCCTTTTCTTACTATATGAAGGTAGAAAAATACTTTCTCTgactggggatcgaacccaatACCTCTCGCTTCCTAACTCCCTGTACTATCCACTGAGCTATGGAGGAATTGATATATATATGCGTTACGTTTAGGGTATAATCAATAATTATTGAAGCCACAGGTACATTTTGTCAATGTATAACAATATGCGAGATTCTTTGGTATGAACAAAGACTATGATTTAAACTGCGTTCAACAAAATATCACGCGGCTAAGTCGACCGTTTTTCGAAATTTTCGAGTGTAagttaaaatacttgaaaatcttCAAAGTTGCTAAACATATCAAAATTCTGCGTTTACTAGCAACACTTTCAAGACTTTTTAACAAACGCTGCTATCTCGCGACCGAAAATTAGTGCACTACGTCTGAACtggtatttttataattttgtaattaGCTCTGCCTAATTAAGTTTCTCATAAATTGTATTATGTTAAACTTAATTGTATtgataattcaataaaaatatttctatctgCTTTTCTTAAAGCAAAAAGAAATATGGatcatgtgaaaaaaatgtaagcaaagtattttatactttgagaaaaaaaacacttGACGCCAGTAGGGAGCGAACCACCGCACTAAGTATCCACTGGATTACAAGTCCAATGGcgaaaccactgagctatcgggGCATTCGGGTCTATTGGATATAGTTTCTATAGTGATTCTAATTATAGGAAATCAGGGgagttaaaaatgtttatttgttaGAAATTTTTAGAGTGGGTATACTAACAACTGAAAAACCTGTCAAAACCTCTTAATACTGCGAAGTAAAGGACTATCTTCTATCTTACTGAGAGCAAATTTGTACTCTTTGTAACTAAATCTATTAATGagctttagaaacaaaaatttacgcctaattcaaaaatttaaatctaagtgaaaattttatgtaaaaatgtaaccCGAAGAAAATACACTTACTTCTAACTCCTAAATCCAAATCAAAAACACTTAGTTCCACAAATCACTATATACACTTAGCACTAAACACATTCAATATATGCACAAAGGAATAACAAGcacacatacacaaacatgaGTTCCATAATTCCTCAGTGTAAAAAATGCACACTGTCCTGATGTAAACAATCCACGGCGACGAAGCACTATACTCCTGATCGTTGATAAACGTGATATGTAGGCCTACATCATTTACGTCGACGTATAAATGATAAGTTCAAGATCTtgttaaaatgaaagtagacgGTGTCATCGTGCACGTGTTGAATGTAAACAAACGTTTACCTGTAAACAGGTAAAATGGATACGATATCCAATGGAATTCCAATTTGACTGGTGACGTCACTTATTCCATATTGATTTGGAAAAATTCcaatttcaaaattgatcaaTAAAATGCAATGTCCTGATGCTTTCGATCCAGAATTCTTGTTGGGCGCCAGTTGTCACGGGTTGCTTCGGTAGAGCTTAGAATGTTGCTACTAGAGCCGACCTTTGTCTATCCATGGCAACATATTTGTATTTGCATGGGCAGAGGGTTCTACCTTCTGGACTCTACTGGCAAAAGGACTGCAAAGACAATAGATATAtcgtagatatatatatttaattgtcagaacaacaatgtataaatgtttactaCTTGTTGTAGCGATGGCGAGTGCAATGATATAAAGtataacatcacataattattaatgaatagagcatatcatataaaacagtacaatacacATTCATGGTGAAATGAGAACGTTTCCTTTTACAACTGTTATCTAATATAAATTACAAAGTAGACAATTAAAGCATCCTTTATGTTCAGAGTACaaacaataactaaaatattaaaCTAACCTGCAAAGACAATAGATATAtcgtagatatatatatttaattgtcagaacaacaatgtataaatgtttactaCTTGTTGTAGCGATGGCGAGTGCAATGATCCATCGCTTTATTTTATAACAACATTGTTGTAATGTTACGGGTGGCGGGTTAGTATTATGTTAGTGAACGTATAACGGGACCATGTATAGGACAATATAAGAGATCAATATATAGGAGATAGGGCCAGGAGTTTGATTGTACTTCGTAATACGCTGGACTTGTAGTAATATctaagttatttccccttaattGTAAGGTTTAGGAAAAGGGAATAATACAAACGAAAACAACAAGCTGAAtgaatatcatgttttataactgttttatttaatacaatggATAGTAAATATTTGACCCTATGAcacatagaaatgggtttatggaacgATATATTGCATGGAATCAACAGAAGAAGTGTTTTCTTATTTATCTTTCATacagaaagatacgatcctttcatagaatttatttaaatgatttttatttgcacgacttaggaaaataattgcggCCGTAACGGAGAGAGCGAAAAATTCGTatctgtttcccgaaaatacgaacgtatgcacttcaatttgatttaatattactttccggctggtgtttgtgattgacatatcattaaatgGTATAATTAATTCGATAGGAACATTATTTTCAATAAGTTCGCCTTTTAATTGCCGGTAGATTCCtggtgttttcgtccccaaaatTGCACGTACCGGCGTACGAGTTTTTCTCGGATAATTATGCAATAGTGGGATTCAAAAGACTGCAGTGAATCATATGAGATCATTCAAAATAAGTAAGAAAGATATCAttgttttaatgtttgcatttttaacaataaaattcgtacaaaagatcatttggaagcatagaatgcaacctatAAGAATAATAGAAAACTgactgggtctgttcatgagaggttatgaaatgtgcaacacctctaacgcCCCTAGCATCGTCTAAAGCGAAACTCTACATATGTTGAATGggctctatgatcccaaaggaccagaaaatatagcaaccctaaaacatgcatgttatattAATTTACAGCTGAAAAAAAGAATGAATGCAACCCGAAGATCATGATGTAAGCTAATATTAGAGACAGCAGTAGTCTTGGTTGTATAAGTatgaaattgaatgaaacatttaatttcattgtaaatattcttttgtaGTTGCTCCCAGTTTAAGAACTATATCTATTTAATTTAGGTATGATATATTCATAGCGtacttttaccaagatgagatttcatttgataaaaaaaaaatataataaaaaatcacctgtcattgacacaggggcttgaacatggacacccatttctgatcaataacttgagaatcacctgactcgatcaaagatcaaggtcacaggggtctgaacatgaaATGTGCCACACCTAttacgcccctagcaccggcttagcgAAGCtctacatatgttgaatggactccatgattccaaaggaccagaaaatataactacttgagaaccacttgacagaGAGTTTTGTAACTTcttagggtgattggacatgccaagaaGATGACCTCTATTGCACCCAACTATTAGTGTATCTTTGTCTTTGGCTCCTGTCCTCTTCTGAactcttgcctattacgactatgcattgggggactaTGGAGACATGGACAtcttcaaatttgaaaattaattgtcCTCCTTCAAAGGAGGAGGGTTATATTGTAAATGTTAgcgtttgatgatggatgttggtcggtctgtactGGTTTCGAAGTAGTTTCCGTCGGCTAGTAGTATCCGTCAACGCGTTATTTTACGTTTCGTGACGTTCTTCACAATGAAGTCGAGATTGTTTCCATAACGCTACCCTGCAATCCAGAGctctgtgaaatttcagcaacaaagggtaaaaactttccaagaaaactcgaattgttcattccataattgttttgtatacattccgcacatgggggatttcacgtgcaaccaatgcgcatgcgcaaataATAACTCCGTAATCCCCAATTAAGTTGAAAGTTCCTCCTTTTGGCAGTCGAAACCAgatgatttaccaaaaatacataataaagataaaaatgagtcatttttgtGCATCGGTAGAACATCGGCTTCACAAGCATGAGATCGCGAGTTCGAGTCTcaggttttgctttttttacctcctattttcaacaagcctaatttaacaaatgaaccttcaaatttcttaaaattgtattaattaatttcaccagaaagattaagaaaaaacacggatggtgcttttctagtcgtattcactgtaaaaatgtacataaatattaaaacaaaaattgatgacggaaactgcttctgtagtcaaccgattcagctctatttattcaccccttttggagcccctctgtgtgttatcacgtgcgctagacactattgatattcatgttttcgtaaagcagaagagctaaggtgttctctttgggagcattttacggaactgaaacgttcaagaaaaaagatattttaaaaaccttcattttgtgacggaaactgcttcgaaaccagtagacaaatcagtttccggatgataactgggcaacacttgggcctaggatcatgagagcGGGGGATTTGTCATGGCCAGCAAATGACccttattaatttttaatttagaaggtcaaaggtcaagatcaccttgacaatagaactttttgccagaaaactagattatgctttggtctaaaaaTAGCATTTGATCCGAGAGGTCATTTAAGACTGCTGACCCACAATATTCGATTTAAGGTCAATAGTTACATGTCCAGtgggcagtgaccaaataatttctgttccttgctAGTTAcgtcatgcaagtgttctacaagttTTTGTTTTAACTAGAATGTCCAAACATCATATAGTTATCCATTTGTCCATgtcctttgctcacatttactgttattccccttgttccagtaaaaaCAGGGTGTATTCCATTGATTAGTTaataaaatgcttataattcaaaaacgattttaaacaaaattaaccaaacatcacaaaattttcaataagcacatgagctttgctcatatattattttatcccctttgacagagtaaaagcagaaTTTTACCTTTTGATTTGGTAACGGAAAGactgaaaatgcttattaatcaaaagtagtttaactataatcaccaaacttaagcttaCTGTTCATGCTCATTACCAGAAGCTGTTAACCGCtacccacatcagtcctctcagtgctttgattaagaGTTGGAGTTTAATTTCTGTccaattaaatccttttactcgaggcttccaagaaaaattgttatcgacaattttattttgcgttttataattgttatgcgacaattttattttgtgtttattatttgttatgcaatactttgaggttccatttagaaaaaaaaaaatttggtaaaatgaattctctgcgatcgtttggcgcaatggctatcactttgaaatttgtctctgtttcagctggaggaaaaaaaaaacaacaacataatttatacaaaattaacgaaaaaaaaaataaaaaaaataataataaaaacaacaacaacaacgacacggtaaaagtcgtttaaagatgaatcacagtgcgaaaatctgttaacttcaggactgaatcaagttaatgcaattgttaaacatacTGATACGGGTCCACTATCTCAATATAACCTGAATTTCTGTGTT
It contains:
- the LOC123532200 gene encoding trichohyalin-like; translated protein: MAQYMSDRELRLRRREIQKDDEERKRKEQLEIELMEKELELIRKQREQLRLNRQRERITGVDDIDVQHMETVNHRERYGEIANRTEDLDGSYIGEEFPEHGETDNTEFNVVDETGFEEEYISHNSTHILETEVIQNKDDNDNMNESHDISAEIEQLNTFLSELNGPDQEQTFSKVTEQYTQDKGYIYRESPARINRKNPTVSFTDMRQDYTNKGIQSQDKGELQKDSYRKHKVLRKEGDERRTPMSDGSKYLDQIRSHRAKTDDKSEKSRQYKEKEAIEERIKQKEREMQLLKQEESMRERKATERLEKKEYELDKLIAEQEEYQRKLVVRQKEQELEFLMEKKRLSDEVESFKQQLNEDMLRKETEMRQRHDMIEEIVRKDMEMRIKKEMEESIRKELEVKMQNDTKEERRNQEESERRKMLDSEREMEARNRKEIEERRRKREEREKALKLRREKQKEEEDELMKSIQKLKVREEEVNAEQETESTDDEEGKEIEERIRRLREEKESLEKKHKERSGKAKDDKKEQKDEEDTRRLLSKPKIPQFDGNQFEEWKLEITSLIETKLYKEYILAQAVRNSITGKARKVLLTLKPSASTKEILKKMEDIYGNIRSGDSIIHDFYSAKQTRGEPCSEWGVRIETLFYQALERGEIEESRKDSKLKERFWRGLLSEKIKIATRSAYESSGSFDTLRKKARIEELEIESEILPSEHGVKDSDVKSVIRNIPEQVNTHQPIRRAEETNAKMDELLKKMMELEKEIRDIKSNRSGNTESKRGTGGYRPRPYGRPYRWRRYGDDRSVDDNPKKSEEKKKETPPKEHSSEFCMTDQ